From Chelatococcus sp. YT9, a single genomic window includes:
- a CDS encoding alpha/beta hydrolase — protein sequence MSAGFLRWRNGLFLLALALGLGACASIPRGMLQPVTPVPGADRVDMLTATTRAPSSDPGVLFSGDRGETVSFANIVVSIPRDRQVGTIQFPRSLPGNPVTDFTVTSATPISRAHLADWFRSKNGRKRRVFVFVHGFNTPFDRAVFRFAQLTHDADADAAPVLFSWPSRGRLLDYSRDFDNASYSRSDLAHLLRVAANSPSVGEITILAHSMGSWPAVEALRQLALEKGGVPSKIDNLILASPDLDIGVFRRQIEDMGPRRPRVTLFVAQHDRALQLSRFISRGATRLGGIDLTRGEYQQQLAGLSGITVLDLSALNAGDRINHDLYAASPEAVRLIGDRLLQGQVITDSDISSPLAAADALGSAASLLITAPIRIFDTATPN from the coding sequence ATGTCAGCCGGCTTCTTGAGGTGGCGCAACGGGTTGTTTCTCCTGGCTCTTGCACTTGGCCTCGGCGCCTGCGCCTCCATTCCCCGGGGCATGCTGCAGCCGGTCACACCGGTCCCGGGCGCAGATCGGGTGGATATGCTTACCGCGACGACAAGAGCGCCATCGAGCGATCCTGGCGTTCTCTTCAGCGGTGATCGCGGGGAAACGGTATCCTTCGCGAATATCGTCGTGTCTATTCCCCGCGACCGCCAGGTCGGAACCATCCAGTTTCCCCGCTCCTTGCCTGGCAACCCCGTGACAGACTTCACGGTGACCTCTGCAACGCCGATATCGAGGGCTCATCTTGCGGATTGGTTCAGATCCAAGAACGGCCGGAAAAGGCGCGTCTTCGTCTTCGTGCACGGCTTCAACACGCCGTTCGACCGCGCGGTCTTCCGTTTTGCCCAGCTAACGCACGATGCGGACGCCGACGCAGCTCCCGTCCTCTTTTCATGGCCCTCACGCGGGCGCCTTCTTGACTACAGCCGGGATTTTGACAACGCGTCCTACTCCCGGTCAGATCTCGCCCATCTCTTGAGGGTCGCAGCGAACAGTCCGTCTGTGGGCGAAATCACAATTCTCGCGCATTCCATGGGCAGCTGGCCCGCCGTCGAGGCGCTACGCCAGCTCGCTCTGGAGAAGGGTGGCGTGCCCAGCAAAATCGACAATCTCATACTCGCGTCGCCCGACCTCGACATCGGCGTCTTCAGACGTCAAATTGAGGATATGGGGCCGAGGCGCCCACGCGTGACCCTGTTTGTCGCGCAGCATGACAGGGCCTTGCAGCTTTCCCGGTTTATTTCGAGAGGGGCCACACGCCTGGGGGGAATAGATCTCACACGTGGCGAGTATCAACAGCAGCTGGCAGGCCTGTCGGGGATTACTGTCCTTGACCTCAGTGCCCTCAATGCCGGCGATCGCATCAATCATGATCTCTATGCCGCGAGCCCCGAAGCCGTCCGCCTCATCGGCGACAGGCTATTGCAAGGCCAGGTGATTACCGACTCCGATATCTCGTCCCCGCTCGCTGCCGCAGATGCGCTTGGCTCCGCCGCGAGCCTTCTCATCACCGCCCCCATCCGCATCTTCGATACGGCGACCCCCAACTAG
- a CDS encoding HD domain-containing protein, whose product MMTMPAMMALELGREIAEDFRRLYGSSANDEAERLGCAAQIALECIGRSDALYHNVEHTFLVTLVGRDILHGRMLSERVDAQDYAHIIVACLLHDIGYVRGILKGDTRDRFIVDADGATITLPRGASDAALALHHVDRSKLYARERIGQWYNLDAERVAHAIEYTRFPSGPIDHDGYNSREGRLVQAADLIGQLGDPLYLKKANALFHEFQECGLDSQLGYATPADMVEQYPDFYWSSVSPHLEEAISYLNVTAAGRQWIANLHSHVFCAEHAFTLMGPQR is encoded by the coding sequence ATGATGACGATGCCGGCCATGATGGCTTTGGAGCTTGGCAGGGAGATTGCCGAAGATTTCCGACGCCTGTACGGCTCGTCGGCCAACGACGAGGCCGAGCGGCTGGGTTGCGCCGCGCAGATCGCCTTGGAATGCATAGGCCGCAGCGATGCCCTCTACCACAATGTCGAGCACACATTTCTCGTCACGTTGGTAGGACGGGACATCCTTCACGGTCGCATGTTGAGCGAGCGCGTCGATGCGCAGGATTACGCGCATATCATCGTCGCTTGTCTCCTTCACGACATCGGATATGTCCGCGGTATTCTGAAAGGCGACACCCGTGATCGCTTCATCGTCGATGCGGATGGCGCGACGATCACACTCCCGCGCGGGGCCTCCGACGCGGCGCTTGCCCTTCACCATGTAGACCGTTCCAAGCTCTACGCGCGGGAGCGTATCGGGCAGTGGTACAACCTTGATGCTGAACGCGTCGCCCATGCGATCGAATACACCCGCTTTCCAAGCGGGCCGATCGATCATGATGGGTACAACTCACGCGAGGGGCGGCTTGTGCAGGCGGCCGATCTGATCGGCCAGCTCGGCGACCCGCTCTATCTGAAAAAGGCCAACGCCTTATTTCACGAGTTTCAGGAATGTGGCCTCGATAGCCAGCTTGGCTATGCGACGCCGGCCGATATGGTTGAGCAATATCCAGACTTCTACTGGTCTAGCGTCTCGCCGCACCTTGAAGAGGCGATCTCATATCTGAATGTTACTGCCGCCGGCCGGCAATGGATCGCAAATCTGCACAGTCATGTTTTTTGTGCTGAACACGCTTTCACCCTGATGGGCCCGCAACGGTAG
- a CDS encoding ABC transporter permease yields the protein MRVTMAALRITATLLLAWQALIWIGRPPAYIVPPPLDVAAVFLRQPSFLLANSLITLSEIMAGFALGAVLGMGTAIAIAALPRFGRLVWPLMLVLQAFPVFVLAPVLVLWFGFGLASKVVMTTIIIFFPVASAFADGLRRTDPDLLDATALTTATHWQTLIHVRLPLALPFLASGLKVAAPLAPLGAVVGEWVGASAGLGFVMVQANARMQTETMFAAMLILAAVTLALRAIVDHLTPYLTPWTQNT from the coding sequence ATGCGCGTCACCATGGCCGCTCTTCGGATCACTGCAACGCTTCTCTTGGCTTGGCAGGCGCTGATCTGGATCGGCCGCCCCCCGGCCTATATCGTGCCGCCGCCGCTGGACGTGGCGGCCGTCTTCCTGCGCCAGCCCTCCTTCCTGCTGGCGAACAGCCTCATCACGCTTTCGGAGATCATGGCCGGATTCGCGCTGGGCGCCGTTCTTGGCATGGGCACCGCCATTGCCATTGCCGCCCTACCCCGCTTCGGCCGGCTGGTGTGGCCGCTGATGCTGGTACTGCAGGCTTTCCCCGTCTTCGTGCTTGCTCCGGTCCTGGTGCTGTGGTTCGGCTTCGGGCTCGCTTCCAAAGTGGTGATGACGACGATCATCATCTTCTTTCCCGTAGCTTCGGCTTTTGCCGATGGCCTCCGGCGCACCGATCCCGACCTGCTCGATGCCACAGCCCTGACCACCGCCACCCATTGGCAGACGCTCATTCATGTGCGCCTGCCTCTGGCACTGCCTTTCCTTGCGTCGGGCCTGAAGGTCGCCGCACCGCTCGCACCGCTTGGCGCAGTCGTTGGCGAATGGGTTGGTGCTTCAGCGGGCCTTGGCTTCGTCATGGTACAGGCCAACGCCCGCATGCAGACCGAGACGATGTTTGCCGCGATGCTCATCCTGGCTGCGGTGACGCTCGCGCTGCGCGCCATCGTCGATCACCTCACCCCCTATCTCACCCCTTGGACGCAGAACACCTGA
- a CDS encoding GGDEF domain-containing protein — MMLDVRTLFVVVVFITIVAGAWLSFSALQHRDRRPLALWGGCYFLVGFGVAVLATHELMPDAVRIIIGNSLILLGYGAAWQGARAFDGRPMQWTGFSLGTVIWLGACLIPTFLETLALRVMLVSGVVAAYSFATAMELWRGRGELASRVPGVVLLCVHAAIFIIRAIDAPNLPLPDSGFLTAWNWNMVLAFETLIFMLGMAFIATAIMKEKLSFEHRREALVDPLTEALNRRGFELRGLQVLRRHAAAHEPIAVIAFDLDHFKSVNDTFGHAMGDAVLVQFSQIASRHLRSSDMLFRMGGEEFTALLPGASADDARLVADRIRKSFVEAVRHSCDGRVVTVSAGIASSGTHGYDARELLSAADKALYRSKNEGRNRVTQDGDPLPPPPPSGSNIAIFPNRGRNGALPRSANGSSSEPGR, encoded by the coding sequence ATGATGCTCGATGTACGGACCCTGTTCGTCGTGGTGGTTTTCATCACCATCGTTGCTGGCGCGTGGCTCAGCTTCTCGGCGCTGCAACACCGCGACCGGCGCCCGCTCGCCCTGTGGGGAGGCTGCTACTTTCTGGTCGGCTTCGGCGTCGCTGTCCTCGCGACCCATGAACTCATGCCCGATGCCGTGCGAATCATCATCGGAAACAGCCTTATCCTCTTAGGTTATGGCGCAGCCTGGCAGGGCGCGCGCGCCTTCGATGGGCGCCCGATGCAATGGACCGGCTTTTCCCTGGGCACCGTCATCTGGCTTGGCGCCTGCCTGATACCGACATTCCTGGAAACCCTCGCACTCAGGGTCATGCTCGTCTCGGGCGTCGTCGCCGCCTATTCCTTCGCGACCGCCATGGAGCTGTGGCGGGGGCGCGGTGAACTGGCGTCTCGCGTGCCGGGTGTCGTTTTGCTCTGCGTCCATGCGGCGATTTTCATCATCCGAGCCATCGACGCGCCGAACCTGCCTCTTCCCGACAGCGGTTTCCTGACCGCCTGGAATTGGAACATGGTTCTTGCCTTCGAGACCCTCATCTTCATGCTCGGCATGGCTTTCATCGCCACCGCCATCATGAAGGAGAAGCTCAGCTTCGAACATCGGCGCGAGGCATTGGTCGATCCGTTGACGGAAGCTCTCAACCGGCGCGGCTTCGAGCTGCGTGGCCTGCAGGTCTTGCGCCGGCATGCGGCGGCGCATGAGCCGATCGCGGTCATCGCTTTCGACCTCGATCACTTCAAGTCCGTCAACGACACATTCGGCCACGCCATGGGCGATGCGGTCCTCGTGCAATTCAGTCAGATCGCGTCCCGCCATCTCAGGTCAAGCGACATGCTGTTTCGCATGGGTGGCGAGGAATTCACCGCCTTGCTCCCTGGAGCAAGCGCCGATGATGCGCGTCTGGTCGCTGACCGGATCAGGAAGTCCTTCGTCGAAGCCGTGAGGCACTCCTGCGACGGTCGTGTGGTCACAGTCAGCGCCGGGATCGCCTCGTCCGGAACCCACGGTTACGACGCGCGGGAGCTTCTGTCGGCGGCCGACAAGGCGCTCTATCGCTCCAAGAACGAGGGCCGTAACCGCGTGACACAAGACGGCGATCCGCTACCGCCTCCCCCTCCGAGTGGAAGCAATATTGCGATCTTCCCCAATCGCGGTCGTAACGGCGCCCTGCCCCGCTCGGCCAATGGCAGCTCGTCCGAACCAGGGCGATAG
- a CDS encoding DUF4214 domain-containing protein yields the protein MNEYIVGLYKRLLLRTPGANEVAFWEGALANGTSFEGFESTFRGSAEYIYLHEVKFPVIALFLGVLRRAPDAAGLASWAEQFRSGAASFSDVLHSFARSEEFRELHPSHGGGISACDLVGMFYKNILKREPDPAGFDFWVKLINSGQITGNQLSAAFLTSAEFQKLAGNNLRALLEDLADGVIGDNHSALIGPPEPDPGPEPAPTYAAAASTSTADEGGSVTFTLATAHVAAGSVVELDWGGTVGPGDIDGSLPASFTVCESGLADITVHFHADGLTEGRETLSLSVSGSTQAMVTVEDTSLTPVAVLNSERSRLEIAAVDATVALSADGTTAIVSAAGRASLEVPLASLLVIAITDGARVTVAGSEAIFTSARQIDVDVDAQLIVDISYPALTASHQSHQALNLSAVRVAGDNSLAAVWNVVSTTSGELAEKFILFWANEDAQHYDGALGGNEYKMNTSASSFILSEFYVEYLKRGGPAITDIVRTKVGGVPDFSARQQSLHDNLLANVMDAAIEGRFPGQPDPRSEAAKVFGIRPYEDGYPPLEFSEADQWDADHDVYRPDLVRIVADLDAMNDGLSLGSPGRPDSPAGNSVVDQWIKDCAALQQIRTGNADDPGQAIDFVISPDGDKTGTNRYRGTLVRDLATGPIDITDASTAEYKFYIDADWLADGQAQFSGVWIQLQNLGGALSNGRRYVIAEYIDAEASLGLPQTERTAAGLDEGETFTGFRFGNSDGGWDYYLPFEDNGWVTLQFHFGKGEHSWVLNGERVYTQKAGPFEGEDNALLEMEISKSIIFNSQNFGLEEQYTYDDIAPAGVSRNPDFYE from the coding sequence ATGAACGAATATATTGTTGGTCTTTATAAAAGACTGCTGCTGCGCACGCCAGGTGCGAATGAGGTTGCCTTTTGGGAAGGTGCTCTCGCGAACGGAACTTCCTTCGAGGGTTTTGAATCCACGTTTCGTGGATCTGCCGAATACATTTATCTTCATGAGGTTAAGTTTCCGGTTATCGCTCTCTTTCTGGGAGTGCTGCGACGCGCGCCTGATGCGGCAGGGCTGGCGTCGTGGGCCGAACAATTTCGCAGTGGAGCGGCATCATTTTCTGATGTCCTGCATTCTTTCGCGCGTTCCGAGGAGTTTCGAGAACTCCATCCGAGCCACGGTGGCGGTATCTCAGCGTGTGATCTCGTCGGTATGTTCTACAAAAACATTCTTAAGCGCGAACCCGATCCGGCGGGCTTTGATTTCTGGGTCAAGCTCATCAACAGCGGGCAAATCACAGGCAATCAGCTTTCTGCGGCCTTCCTCACAAGCGCGGAATTTCAAAAGCTTGCCGGCAACAACCTCAGGGCTCTTCTGGAAGATCTCGCGGACGGTGTGATCGGCGACAACCATAGTGCACTGATAGGACCACCCGAACCAGATCCGGGGCCAGAACCAGCACCGACTTATGCAGCGGCGGCTTCCACCTCAACAGCTGATGAAGGTGGAAGTGTCACTTTTACCCTCGCGACTGCCCATGTCGCTGCGGGTAGCGTGGTGGAACTTGATTGGGGTGGAACTGTCGGTCCGGGCGATATCGACGGCTCGCTTCCTGCGAGCTTCACCGTCTGCGAGAGCGGGCTTGCCGACATCACGGTCCATTTTCACGCTGATGGGCTGACCGAGGGCCGTGAGACGCTATCGCTGAGCGTGTCGGGTAGTACTCAGGCCATGGTGACGGTTGAGGACACAAGTTTGACACCTGTCGCTGTTCTCAATTCGGAGAGAAGTCGGTTGGAAATCGCTGCGGTCGACGCGACGGTTGCCTTGAGTGCCGATGGAACGACGGCCATCGTGAGCGCCGCCGGACGAGCTTCACTGGAGGTGCCGTTAGCTAGCCTTCTGGTAATAGCAATCACTGACGGAGCTAGGGTTACGGTTGCCGGAAGCGAGGCGATTTTTACATCAGCACGGCAGATTGATGTCGATGTTGATGCACAACTGATTGTCGATATCTCCTATCCTGCACTTACGGCAAGCCATCAATCGCATCAGGCGTTGAATCTTTCGGCGGTCCGCGTTGCAGGCGACAACAGCCTAGCAGCTGTATGGAATGTCGTGAGTACGACAAGCGGCGAGCTCGCTGAGAAATTCATCCTGTTTTGGGCTAACGAAGACGCACAGCACTACGATGGAGCGCTCGGTGGGAATGAATATAAAATGAATACTAGTGCATCATCTTTTATACTGTCTGAGTTCTATGTTGAGTATCTTAAGAGGGGCGGGCCGGCGATCACTGATATCGTGCGGACGAAAGTGGGGGGCGTGCCGGATTTCAGCGCGCGCCAGCAGTCCCTGCACGACAATCTCCTGGCCAACGTGATGGATGCAGCGATAGAAGGCCGCTTCCCCGGGCAGCCCGACCCGCGCTCTGAGGCCGCGAAGGTGTTCGGTATCCGGCCCTATGAGGATGGTTATCCGCCGCTGGAATTTTCGGAGGCCGATCAATGGGATGCCGACCACGATGTCTATCGGCCTGATTTGGTGCGTATCGTTGCCGATCTCGACGCTATGAACGATGGGCTATCGCTTGGGAGCCCCGGTAGGCCCGACAGCCCTGCAGGCAACAGCGTTGTTGACCAATGGATCAAGGACTGCGCTGCGCTTCAGCAGATTCGCACCGGCAACGCCGATGATCCGGGCCAAGCGATCGATTTCGTCATCAGCCCGGATGGTGATAAGACGGGGACTAATAGGTATCGAGGCACGCTGGTCCGTGACCTCGCGACGGGTCCCATCGATATCACCGATGCTAGCACCGCAGAGTACAAGTTCTATATTGATGCGGACTGGCTCGCCGATGGTCAGGCGCAGTTCAGCGGCGTCTGGATCCAGTTGCAGAACCTCGGCGGGGCGCTCTCGAATGGCCGACGATATGTCATTGCCGAATATATTGATGCCGAGGCCTCGCTGGGATTGCCTCAGACGGAGCGTACCGCTGCCGGACTTGACGAGGGAGAGACCTTCACGGGCTTCCGTTTCGGGAATTCCGATGGCGGCTGGGACTATTATCTACCTTTCGAAGATAATGGCTGGGTGACGTTGCAGTTCCATTTCGGCAAGGGCGAGCATAGCTGGGTTTTGAACGGCGAACGCGTCTACACACAGAAGGCCGGTCCGTTTGAGGGGGAAGACAATGCACTGCTCGAAATGGAAATTTCGAAGAGCATCATCTTCAATAGCCAGAATTTCGGGTTAGAAGAGCAATATACCTATGATGATATCGCCCCAGCCGGCGTATCGCGAAACCCGGATTTCTACGAGTGA
- the ggt gene encoding gamma-glutamyltransferase, whose product MGSSPVEAQALAPAPEGATKHASRVLGEARQFMVAAANPLAAEAGREILRAGGSAVDAAIAVQLVLNLVEPQSSGLGGGAFMLHWDAAKRALVTLDGRETAPAAATPDLFLTRDGKPMPFMEAVVGGRSVGIPGTPRLLEAAHKRWGRLPWARLFEPAIRLAEEGFAISPRLNGLLGQEQALRADARASAYFYGEDGQPKAVGTLLKSPALAGTLRMLARDGMDAFYNGPIAEDIVASVAGHPKNPGGMTLADLKAYAVAERPAICHPYRVYTVCGMGPPSSGGIAIAQMLAMLEKQNLPRMGQGAEAVHWIAEAGRLAYADRAQYLGDPDFLSVPVRGLIDADYLRGRGALMRPDRSIGRATAGEPPFARRSQLFAPSEGIENGTSHISIVDGNGNAVSMTTTIESGFGARIMTASGFLLNNELTDFNFAPNEGGKPVANRVEPGKRPRSSMAPTIVFDAFDRLYVVTGSPGGSQIINFVAKTLVAILDWKLDPQVAVDWPNVGSRNGPTELEAGTEAEAWKAPLEALGHQVSVMQMTSGTQAIVLTPSGFLGGADSRREGVAIGD is encoded by the coding sequence ATGGGATCATCCCCGGTCGAGGCACAGGCTCTCGCGCCCGCGCCGGAAGGCGCGACCAAGCACGCGAGCCGTGTTCTTGGTGAGGCGCGCCAGTTCATGGTCGCCGCCGCCAATCCGCTGGCTGCCGAGGCCGGGCGCGAGATTTTGCGCGCGGGCGGCAGCGCAGTGGACGCCGCCATTGCGGTGCAGCTCGTCCTCAATCTCGTAGAGCCGCAGAGTTCCGGCCTCGGCGGCGGTGCCTTCATGCTCCATTGGGACGCGGCAAAGCGTGCGCTTGTGACCCTCGACGGGCGTGAGACCGCGCCCGCAGCCGCGACGCCGGACCTTTTCCTGACAAGGGATGGCAAGCCGATGCCCTTTATGGAGGCCGTCGTTGGCGGACGCTCCGTGGGTATTCCAGGCACGCCGCGCCTGCTCGAGGCAGCCCACAAGCGCTGGGGAAGGTTGCCATGGGCGCGCTTGTTCGAGCCGGCGATCCGGTTGGCGGAAGAGGGCTTCGCGATTTCGCCGCGGCTGAACGGGCTTCTTGGCCAGGAGCAGGCGCTGCGGGCGGATGCGCGCGCAAGCGCCTATTTCTATGGCGAGGATGGTCAGCCGAAAGCGGTGGGGACCCTGTTGAAGAGCCCGGCTTTGGCCGGGACTCTGCGAATGCTGGCGCGGGATGGCATGGATGCTTTCTATAATGGGCCCATCGCGGAGGACATCGTTGCCAGCGTTGCCGGCCACCCGAAAAACCCAGGCGGGATGACACTGGCGGATCTGAAGGCTTATGCGGTCGCCGAGCGCCCGGCGATATGCCACCCCTATCGGGTCTACACAGTCTGCGGCATGGGGCCGCCCAGCTCCGGCGGCATTGCGATCGCGCAGATGCTGGCGATGCTTGAGAAGCAGAATCTTCCTCGTATGGGGCAGGGCGCGGAGGCTGTTCATTGGATCGCCGAAGCGGGACGCCTGGCCTATGCCGATCGGGCTCAGTATCTCGGGGATCCGGATTTTCTGTCTGTGCCGGTGCGGGGGCTCATCGATGCGGACTATCTGCGGGGTCGTGGAGCACTGATGCGGCCAGACCGGTCCATCGGCCGCGCCACCGCGGGCGAACCGCCCTTTGCCCGCCGATCGCAATTGTTCGCGCCCTCCGAGGGTATAGAGAACGGCACCAGCCATATTTCGATTGTCGATGGTAACGGCAATGCCGTGTCGATGACGACGACGATCGAGAGCGGTTTCGGCGCGCGTATCATGACGGCGAGCGGGTTCCTCCTGAACAACGAGCTCACCGATTTCAACTTTGCGCCGAACGAAGGAGGCAAGCCGGTCGCCAACAGAGTCGAACCCGGCAAGCGGCCGCGCAGCTCAATGGCGCCGACCATCGTCTTTGATGCGTTCGATCGGCTCTACGTGGTCACTGGATCCCCCGGCGGGAGCCAGATCATCAATTTTGTCGCGAAGACGCTCGTCGCCATTCTCGACTGGAAGCTCGATCCGCAGGTCGCAGTGGATTGGCCGAATGTTGGAAGCCGCAATGGGCCGACGGAGCTGGAGGCGGGGACGGAAGCGGAGGCCTGGAAGGCTCCCCTCGAGGCGCTCGGCCATCAGGTCTCCGTCATGCAGATGACCTCAGGCACCCAGGCGATCGTCCTGACGCCGTCCGGTTTTCTGGGCGGGGCCGATAGCCGGCGGGAGGGCGTTGCTATCGGCGATTGA
- a CDS encoding lytic murein transglycosylase, whose product MGRIYMRHMVLIATAWMMGTGAAAANFTQCISQLRADAARSGISQNVISQALAINQPDDKVLRLSKVQPEFKTPIWDYIGFLVDEERVRDGQAMMRKYDRVLRAAEQRFGVDRHVIAAVWGVETNFGTEAGDNFLPHALATLVCEGGRRQAFWRGELMAALKLVDQGDLTLDELYGSWAGAFGQTQFIPTTYQRLAVDFDGDGRRDLVKSVPDALGSTANYLKRAGWRTGQPWMIEVAVPSGYKGPTGRNNRASLATWSGRGVTRADGRPLSGGGEAGLLLPAGPNGPGFLVYPNFNAIYAYNQAESYALAISHLADRMAGYPALRTPWPTDDPGLSRAQRLQLQKLLAARGYDVGEPDGKIGAQSRAAIAAAEQALGMPPTGRAGSKIYRALGGR is encoded by the coding sequence ATGGGTAGGATTTATATGCGGCACATGGTCCTGATCGCGACAGCCTGGATGATGGGAACGGGCGCTGCGGCGGCGAATTTCACGCAATGCATCAGCCAGCTCCGGGCTGATGCGGCGCGCTCCGGCATCAGCCAGAATGTCATCTCCCAAGCGTTGGCGATCAACCAGCCCGACGACAAGGTCCTGCGGCTTTCCAAGGTCCAGCCGGAGTTCAAGACCCCGATCTGGGATTACATAGGCTTCCTCGTCGATGAGGAGCGTGTGCGGGATGGCCAGGCAATGATGCGTAAATATGATCGCGTCTTGCGTGCCGCCGAACAGCGCTTCGGGGTTGATCGCCACGTCATTGCCGCGGTCTGGGGCGTCGAAACCAATTTCGGGACGGAGGCCGGCGACAACTTCCTTCCGCATGCGCTCGCGACGCTCGTGTGCGAAGGTGGGCGGCGGCAGGCCTTCTGGCGGGGCGAGCTCATGGCGGCGCTGAAGCTCGTGGACCAGGGGGATCTCACGCTCGATGAGCTTTATGGCTCCTGGGCGGGGGCCTTCGGCCAGACCCAGTTCATTCCGACCACGTATCAGCGGCTGGCGGTGGATTTCGATGGGGACGGCCGGCGCGACCTGGTGAAGTCGGTTCCGGACGCGCTGGGTTCGACGGCTAATTACCTCAAACGGGCTGGCTGGCGCACCGGTCAGCCGTGGATGATCGAGGTGGCGGTGCCGTCGGGTTACAAGGGACCGACCGGCCGCAACAATCGCGCTTCGCTCGCCACGTGGTCCGGTCGCGGAGTGACGCGGGCCGATGGCCGTCCACTATCGGGCGGGGGGGAGGCGGGGCTCCTGCTGCCGGCCGGCCCCAACGGGCCAGGCTTCCTCGTCTATCCAAATTTCAACGCCATCTATGCCTACAACCAGGCGGAATCCTACGCCCTCGCGATCTCGCATCTCGCCGATCGGATGGCCGGCTATCCCGCGTTGCGGACGCCTTGGCCGACCGATGATCCGGGGTTGTCGCGGGCGCAGCGTCTCCAGTTGCAGAAGCTCCTGGCCGCGCGCGGTTATGATGTCGGAGAGCCAGACGGCAAGATCGGCGCCCAGTCCCGCGCGGCGATTGCCGCGGCCGAGCAGGCGCTAGGCATGCCGCCGACAGGTCGGGCCGGGAGCAAAATCTACCGCGCGCTTGGCGGCAGATAG
- a CDS encoding ABC transporter substrate-binding protein, translating into MRRTLLAIAVGLATTAGALAQATPQPPPSEKVKVLLEWFVNPDHAPMVVAKELGLFTKAGLEVELLPPSDPSIVPRAVASGQADIGVHYQPSLYLDHAAGIPLVRFGTLVETPLNTVTVLANGPIKSLADLKGKKVGFSVSGFEDALLQRMLASAGVDRADVELVNVNFALSPSLISGQVDATIGGFRNFELTQMRLKGHEGRAFLPEDSGVPAYDELIFVTRPDLLKDSRLTRFLDAVEQGAIYLTNHPEEGWRLFTKAYPDLDDALNRQAWIDTLPRFAKRPSALDRRRYERFGQFMLEAGLIKAAPRVDDIAVALQ; encoded by the coding sequence ATCCGCAGAACCCTCCTTGCAATAGCCGTCGGCCTCGCAACGACCGCAGGCGCCCTCGCGCAGGCGACGCCTCAGCCTCCACCTTCCGAGAAGGTGAAGGTTCTGCTTGAATGGTTCGTCAATCCGGACCACGCGCCGATGGTTGTGGCCAAAGAGCTTGGTCTTTTCACCAAGGCAGGTCTCGAGGTCGAGCTGCTGCCGCCGTCGGATCCGTCGATCGTGCCGCGCGCTGTCGCGTCCGGCCAGGCCGACATCGGCGTTCACTACCAGCCAAGCCTTTATCTCGACCACGCGGCGGGCATTCCCCTCGTGCGCTTCGGCACCCTTGTGGAAACGCCGCTCAACACCGTGACGGTGCTGGCGAATGGCCCGATCAAGTCATTGGCGGATCTCAAGGGCAAGAAGGTCGGCTTCTCCGTCTCGGGCTTCGAGGATGCCCTTCTGCAACGCATGCTGGCCTCGGCCGGCGTCGACAGGGCCGATGTCGAACTCGTCAATGTCAATTTTGCGTTGTCGCCCTCGCTGATCAGCGGTCAGGTCGACGCCACGATCGGCGGCTTTCGCAATTTCGAGCTCACGCAGATGCGCCTCAAGGGGCATGAAGGGCGCGCCTTCCTGCCGGAGGACAGCGGTGTGCCGGCTTATGACGAACTGATCTTCGTGACGCGGCCCGATCTCCTCAAGGACAGCCGCCTGACGCGTTTCCTCGACGCGGTGGAACAAGGTGCGATTTATCTCACCAACCATCCGGAGGAAGGCTGGAGACTGTTCACGAAGGCCTACCCAGATCTCGACGATGCCCTGAACCGACAGGCCTGGATCGACACATTGCCTCGCTTCGCCAAGCGCCCGTCGGCGCTCGACCGGCGCCGTTACGAACGCTTCGGTCAGTTCATGCTAGAGGCCGGTCTGATCAAGGCTGCGCCTCGCGTCGACGACATCGCTGTCGCGTTGCAGTAG